Below is a window of 'Nostoc azollae' 0708 DNA.
AGTTCCAAAATCATCAATACTAATCTTGATACCTACTGCACGTAAATCCTCCAAAGAATTAATCATTGTTTGTGTATTAATCATCAATATACTCTCTGTAATTTCCAATTTGAGAGTTACTTGAAGACCTTGGAGAGATTGATAGTGATGAATAATTTTAGAACCTATATCCCGTTCATCTAACTGTATACCTGTCAAATGTACTGACAAACTTAAAGGTAGATCATCCAAAAATTGATCTTGCCAAATACTTAACTGTCGGCAAGCTGCTCCCAAAATCCAATCACCAAGGGGAATAATTAGCCCAGTTTGTTGTGCTAAGGGAATGAATTCATGTGGTAATATCCATCCTCTCTGGGGATGTTGCCAACGAATTAAAGCTTCAAGTCCCAGCACTTGAAAAGTATTTAGGTCAAGTATTGGCTGATAGAATAATTGTAATTGCTGCTCACTGATTGCTTGTCTAAGTTTTGTTTCCATGTAAAATCGCTCTAAAACTTTGCTCTGCATACTGTGATCGTAGATAACTGTGGGATATTATAATCCTTGTTCCTTG
It encodes the following:
- a CDS encoding EAL domain-containing protein — protein: METKLRQAISEQQLQLFYQPILDLNTFQVLGLEALIRWQHPQRGWILPHEFIPLAQQTGLIIPLGDWILGAACRQLSIWQDQFLDDLPLSLSVHLTGIQLDERDIGSKIIHHYQSLQGLQVTLKLEITESILMINTQTMINSLEDLRAVGIKISIDDFGTGYSPLSYLFT